The Paramisgurnus dabryanus chromosome 1, PD_genome_1.1, whole genome shotgun sequence genome includes a window with the following:
- the cpn1 gene encoding carboxypeptidase N catalytic chain translates to MLSGCSLIWTGALLLGLKALLTGASDFQHHGYEEMVRALFAVQSECPYITRIYSIGRSTEGRHLYVLEFSDNPGIHEALEPEFKYVGNMHGNEVLGRELLIYLSQFLCEEYRSGNERITRLIHDTRIHILPSMNPDGYEVAARQGPEFNGYLVGRGNAKDVDLNRNFPDLNALMYYYEKHNGQNHHLPLPDNWDAQVEPETLAVIKWMDNYNFVLSANLHGGAVVANYPFDKSREARIRGKTTYSATPDDKIFRKLAKTYSYAHSWMHKGWNCGDYFEEGITNGASWYSLSKGMQDFNYLRTNCFEITLELSCDKFPPATALANEWLANREALVSYMEQVHLGIKGMVYDENNNPISNAIISVAGINHDITAGADGDYFRLLLPGTYTVTASASGYQPFTSTVTVGPAEAVQLHFYLKVQLKPADLNTKPHHHKKGHSTAKVLTTNLGPR, encoded by the exons ATGCTGTCAGGCTGCTCTTTGATCTGGACCGGAGCGCTCCTGCTGGGGCTTAAGGCTTTGCTGACAGGGGCGTCTGACTTCCAGCACCATGGCTATGAGGAGATGGTCAGAGCTCTTTTTGCGGTCCAAAGCGAGTGTCCCTACATCACCCGCATCTACAGCATCGGACGCAGCACGGAGGGTCGACACCTTTACGTACTGGAGTTCAGTGACAACCCGGGCATCCACGAAGCAT TGGAACCAGAGTTCAAGTACGTAGGGAACATGCATGGAAATGAAGTGCTTGGGAGGGAGCTGCTCATCTACCTATCCCAATTCCTGTGCGAGGAATACCGATCTGGAAACGAGCGAATCACGCGGCTCATCCATGATACACGGATCCACATCCTTCCTTCGATGAACCCAGATGGATACGAGGTGGCGGCCAGGCAG GGTCCAGAGTTCAATGGCTACTTAGTGGGCCGTGGAAATGCAAAGGATGTAGACCTGAACCGCAATTTCCCCGACCTGAATGCTCTGATGTACTACTATGAGAAGCACAACGGTCAAAACCACCACCTGCCGCTGCCAGACAACTGGGATGCACAG GTTGAGCCGGAGACTTTAGCTGTGATCAAATGGATGGATAATTATAACTTTGTTCTGTCAGCTAACCTCCACGGTGGAGCTGTTGTCGCCAACTACCCATTCGATAAGTCCAGAGAGGCCAGGATAAGAGGCAAGACAACATATTCAGCCACCCCCGATGACAAAATATTCAGAAAG TTGGCAAAGACATACTCCTATGCCCACAGCTGGATGCATAAGGGCTGGAACTGTGGCGATTACTTTGAGGAAGGGATTACAAATGGAGCCAGCTGGTACTCTTTGTCAAAGG GCATGCAGGACTTCAACTACCTCCGCACGAACTGTTTTGAGATCACTCTGGAGCTCAGCTGTGATAAGTTTCCTCCGGCGACGGCCCTTGCCAACGAGTGGCTTGCCAACAGGGAAGCTCTGGTGTCTTACATGGAGCAG GTGCATCTTGGGATCAAAGGCATGGTCTATGATGAAAACAACAACCCGATCAGTAATGCAATAATCTCTGTGGCAGGTATAAACCACGACATAACCGCCG GGGCGGATGGAGACTACTTCCGTCTGCTGTTGCCCGGGACTTACACAGTTACCGCGTCTGCATCAGGGTACCAGCCTTTTACCAGCACGGTGACAGTGGGACCAGCTGAAGCTGTACAG TTACATTTCTATTTGAAAGTTCAGTT